The Tenebrio molitor chromosome 2, icTenMoli1.1, whole genome shotgun sequence DNA segment TCCACACGTCGAACACTCGATTCGTGATGAAGTTTTGCCTAGCACTTGTGCGAAAATTGTCCTTTGCCAGCTTCAAATCATGCCCTCTAGTTCTCCCCCCGTCGTTTAATGGAAAAAGGTGCTTAATGGAGGAATTTTTGTCACCAGTCAGCGCTTGATGTACCAATATAACATCTCCTCTTTTACGTCTGTCGGAAAGCAGGGGAAGGTTCATTAAGGAAATTCTTTCAGAGTACTCGGGGCGATTTCTACCGAAAGGGATACGAGTCGCTCGTCGTTGCACAGATTCCAACAAGTCAATGTCACGTTTTAAATTAGGAGCCCATACTCCATGACCGAACTCCAGAACTGGCCTAACATATGACTTAATAAGCTTAGCAGTTACAGCCAAGGTAGTCTTAGTAAATGTTTTGCTCAAAAGATAGACAATTTTATTCGCCCTCTTGACCACATATGAGGTATGTTCCGACCATGACAAATTTGATGTTACCAGAACTCCCAAATCCAAACATGAACTCGACTTGAGCAGTTCCACACCACCCAAATAATACCCATGACACGGGTTTTTGTCGCCGATATGAAGAACCGTGCATTTCCCAATGTTAAGTGGAAGCTGCCAATCGCTTGCCCATTTACTGATGTTAGAGATGTCATTGGAAAGCATTTGGTAATTTAAACTATCATTATATATCTTCATATCATCAGCATACATGACCCATGACGATCTTACACTGTATTTGACGTCGGCCGTGTAAACTATGAACAATAACGGACCGAGCACGGACCTCTGTGGAACCCCACTTATTACCTTTTCCGATGCGCTAAGCACGCCACCAACTTTAACCTTAAAAGTACGATCACTAAGAAAGGCGTCAAGCCAATAAAAAAGACTGTCCCGGATACCGATATGTTGCAATTTAAATAAGCTTTCTTGGCACCCGATCGAAAGCCTTAGCAAAATCGAAATATACAACATCAAGAGGTCTGCCTAAATCTAACAGTTTGGTCCAGTCAGAAAGACAACATAGTAGATTGGAGGTGATGGACTTCCCAGGCATAAAACCATGCTGATTATCAGGTATGACATGATGGTTCACTAAGAATTTTATGGTAGTATCATAAATAATCGActccataattttaaccactaACGACGTCAAACTTACAGGCCTATAGTTACCTGGATCAAATTTATCTCCTTTTTTAAAGATGGGACAGATAATTGCCGTCCTCCAATCCGAAGGTAAAACCCCCGAGTCAAACGATTGCCCAAATAGCATGCTAAGAGGTCTGCACAGAATATCAGCAcaagtttttaattgtttgattttttcgaaaaaaagtaaaagatattttcttttattttaatgttaagtcttCCTATGTATTGAAGAAGACTTTTTACAGAAATGGGGGTTCTTTtgcgtaaaataaaaaaaaaaattcatcttgtaaactcaatccgagGACATACGGTATAGAAGTaatagggaaaaaaattaaattgaatacGTAGATGAATCATAaaataattgcataaatctgaCTGGACAATgtataaagtaaataaaaagattttgctacattttcaatttttttgacatgatCAGTAATACGATTATTACATTTCACTTTTAGCCAATTCTAAGCATTTGTCAAATATCTTTAATCAAGCAAAGGTTCCTCATTTCTTGTAAAATTTACATATTGtgaaaaaagatattttttattatacccgaatcataatccctgtttttgacactaaaatgcgttcgaaaaagggcctttttttgtttgtaaacagaaacaaatttaactatcaatttttgcaattacatacattaataatgcattttgatccgtTTTCGAAAGTCATTTTCGTACCGCTCTTTGGATCGAATCAGTAAGAGAACTGCACATGCAGCGTTGGCAATTCCTCGGATATTTTCTTCCACTTCAAGAAAATCGCCTTCAAAGTCTTCATCGTGCATTAAAaccattctttcttttctttctttttccaacaattttcacaaaacttctaacagtatttttgttgtttatcacAACACCATGACGACGTAGGTATCAATTGCCATACCGCCTTTCATTAGAAAATATcatctttttaaaaacataaatagcaattaaaaaacgatgtttaaagGCTGAAGttggaaataaaagtttgtatgcaactcgcttagcaatCAATCTTTACGGGGCTTACTGGATTATGgaactcgctccttcgtcgctcgtccCACAAATTCCAACTcgcccgtaaagattaatttactaagcgcgtcacataaataactattattacaaaattagTAACGTAACGTTAATGACCTaggtatttaataattatacaTTCTAAACCAACATATGAATCGTAATACAAgattaatatttttagaagTTATCTACCTAAGccttaaaaaaatctatttgtaTTGAATTTCTAGAAACACTACACCATTATCTCCTATTTTATCACAAAGTAATCCATGAGTGAGTACTctttaacaacaataaaagcGTATTTAAACGTTTAAGAGCAATTCAGAAGTATATTCCATGCATAAACAGTGTGTTCACGGCAGGACTACATTTTGATTCTGAATTATCACGTAAAGAGATTAAAATCATAGTTGACAAATATAGGTACACGAGAACctaacaaaaattatgttattttaattttcaaacataacatgatttttataatatacacaaaagtatcttttttattttttaaaaggttTATAATATTTACATCACTAGCATGgtaaaaaagtttttactgGCGGGCAGAAGGATATGACTTGAGAGCCGAAGGGGAGCCAATCACCTTTGGAgccaataatttttaatagtttgtaactatttacaagtgaggaacaaataaaatatttaacaatccACGCACACGTTTTACTGGCTCCAGAAGGTGACTGGCGAGCCATGCTAGTAACCTTAAATACCATACATTTTAAAGGAATTgataaattatattaattttttgcatatcgtaatgaaaatggcactttttacacgcaaaatcgtagtgaaagttgtacttttttgcatcattttattccatttccttggagatgattgtcaaagcatacctatttttttttttttgtaatttttcataaattcttTTGGACCAAATTTCTGAacttacgatatgcaaaaaaataatgtgtacaacacgttatgaaagccccttttttcatttctttgcatgattaactcgggctacgccctcattaatcaatctgcaaattcgtgaaaaaaagtatgactgtcataactagttgtacatacaaataactatgtataataaaattataagtgATGAGGACAGAAAATATGTGGAACCTGGatcgtttattaaaatttttaattaaggaTACGAGTGTTTTAGCAATCCATCATTCGATATGTATCTCTTAATTTTCACAGATAGGTACTAGTATGACATTTCTGATTATTTAATCTCTTACACTTTGAACGGAATCCTATTATAACTACGTCACACGGTACTTCTGcttaaaaaaatccacttttGCCATTTATCAGATGAAATTCgatagaaatattttatttttatatccgATCATGAAACAACCTAACGAtcttaaaatgaatttttttatccaacacctgtttattataattataataataatgctcattttgaaaatattatgaggtctataaaacactagtggacttatgaaaacataattaaactgtttttataattaaacagattagagagaattgaacagtttattgaacaactaaaaatattataaataaaattagaattaaaattagaacAACTCTTTTTTTGGCGTTAAAGTAGTAACCCAACAGCAACACGTCTTCGcttatcaaataataaatttgttgtaagcaaataaacaatttgtcTAACTGATCTAACTGATGTACtaagataaaaaataatatgtatagcatttaaaaacagtataacactaaaaaaaatacttattaTACGTTCTTTGAAGGAGTATTTGTTTACCGACTAATCCAGCGATTCACAAACTGTAGGGCGCGCCCCCCTAGAGGGCCGTAATAACAAtaaaggggggggggggggggagcgtatcgaaaaattagaaaatataaatgagAAAATATCTATATCAAtactaaatttaaatcaagTTTAATAATTTACTAGTGACTCCCTTGGGCCTGTCTTGCAAAGCgaagtttttcaaaagaagGTTTAATATTAGAAATTGACACTCTGAGTTCTTTTTCTATATTTAGCTGAAATCTTTAAAGCAGTCGCCACAGAAAATCCGATTCGCCAGAAAACTCATCACCACCCCTGCCCAAAATTCAATAGGtaatttattactaaattGTCTTTCATTTCGCCACTTGCCATGAAGTGTGTGAAGATATTTCTTTTTCGGCAGTTGGGAGATCTTCGGGAGCATTTTGAAATGGGTACCTAACCCACTCGTAAGTTGTCGTCAGCAAGAAAATacgttttaaaattctttgccAGTATGGCTAAGTAATTTCCAATGGTTACACAAACAATATTCATATATTGTTCTTCAGCCTTTTAAGATATTCATCCACATTTGCAAACATTTCTAGGTTTTATgctttaaatttctcctccaCAATTccaattttctacaaaaagcATTAACTTTATTACTGGTATCCAACGTATGTATATTTGGTCCTTGGAGTTGAAGATTCAAGGTATTTAATTTCTCGAATAAATGTCGACCAAGTAACTCAATTTCATCACAAATACATAAATCATTTCGCAACTTTGCGGCTTCCAGTTCGCTTTTCTTTTCTAGAAAAATGGCGATTTCATCTTTTAATTCATAAACACATTGCAAAAATATCCCACGTGAAAACCATCTTGCCTTGCAGTAAAACAGTGATGCTGAATGTACTGCAGCCATGTCTTTACAAAGTGCAGACAAGATTCTTGATCAGAATTGTGATTGAAAATTGGGTCGCAAAGATTAAAAGGTTGAGAAACGCTGGActaatctttaaaattaaaatattatgacAGTGGCAACGAGGCGAGTTATCCTTGAcacaataaattcaagtataatacctataatacataatatgatTGTACAAATATACTGCTAtaaatatactcgtattttacagctttatttttttctctacaataagtaaaatataaaataaaaaccaatcaACGCTTGTTATTAACTATAAATAGGTAATGTTTAAAAGGAAACTTTAACTGCTTTTAGTTGATAATGTCATTGATAGTAAATACAAGAACACAGGATGACCAACTGAAAACAATTCTACCAAGTTGCCTCAAATGATTTGTACCTACGTTAGAATTGTGTTTCTTGAAATTAGGTAtactttgtccagcgagagattgggagattttaaatagtattaaattaacccaacactacaaaatgcactagaatacattaattagagcataatttcagggcaaaaatgttactgcttgaaggataaatttcaaattttacgtgcgctaggtactactttctctacgtagaatttagtggtttttatgtcaaccaatctctcgctggacaaactttacctacttaataaaaaaaaaaggttcaATAACAGCCATATTACCTAACTTTATATTTCTCGTTACCTATTGTGAAAGAAACATGAAGGTTTATTTTTGGAATCATGAATTAATTTTCTCATTTAATTGTTAGAACGAACATGtaacatcaaaaatattaatttgttttttgcattttaatgCTTTATTACTCTCAATTTATCCTTAAAGActattacaataatttaatcGTATAACGTAGAAAaccgaaatttatttttttacttgatTAAATCTCAATTTCGACCCAAataaattaatagttatttttatattaagtgcgcgaagagagtgttttttgtgcatgaaaaggtcttttacgccgagacgaaggtcgaggcagtataagcctttgaatgcacaaaaacatcttcgcgcacgaaatataaacaatattttttctataattgattcaaaaaattgaaattaaaaattcaaatttttgaaggaactctgaagtttcaatgcagtgaccatgttgctaggtaactaataaaaaacagtgcgtgaaatgaaaaacagaaatagtcgtatgcgtgaaattgcatttcacacactgttttgtatggtttcgatcttactaacaatgtaaaaaaaagacacgtaagaaaatgacccacttcatgcacagataactatgcgtgaatttcaattttttgaatcaattatagaaaaaatttatgttttctttgtaaattttatttaagtagaTTAATATCTAAAATCACCAAGAATGCAAACAGTAATACACGAGAGTATTGCTTCGTATCTAAAAACATTTGCGATTGTAATGTTATTTGAGacaacaatttaatttcaaaatcaatttgAAGGAAAATAAGACAATAATAATGTATAGTTTTTAGTATTAAAAGCAGTGTgcttggattttttttttgctagaAACATTGGAAACCATTGAAAACTTTTGTAATGTTATCAATCTTAATAGATTTAAATAGAAAGAAGTTCTGTGAAGTAGATTCATTTATTCGCAGTATTTTAaagcatttttaaataaagatcACTTAAGgtggctcggtggccgcatggctgtcggagaaagTACTCCGAAGTCGCGGTCCCgatgctagtgggttcgaatcccaccgaaggaggaggattttttcaaaggaaggaacctccgccgggccatggatgtgtgtgtatgtctcctcggggctgacggtagggtggttcaaggaagaatcaacactctttcggccaccaccgcgaggtcagcacgggTTCGAGTCCCGTCGAGAAAAGGCGCCCATGGgtgtataaatgttgttgtgtatgtctgtgaatgtgaggtggaatgggcgtgggtggccggtCGCATCACCTGAGAAGGCAAAGGAAATTGGAATGGAAAAAACGGCCGACCGAAAGGTACCGTAAAAAGCCGTAAGGCTAAAAACGGGAatggcaattaaaaaaataaataaataaataaataaagatcacttagcaaaaaacaataattcaaTCAGTGTAGCAAGTTAAACAGTTTAAAAAGGTTTCATATCTTATCTAAGTGTGGTGCATGTGTCAtatttgcatttgtttttcaaatacattctaatttaatttttaatcataACATACTATTAGTGATATTACTTACAGCGACAATCATCAAAGTTCTCTTTGTCTACTGAATCTGATAAATTggacaaaatctaattgtaAAAACTGTGCAAAATATATCGCTAGTTTATGTTGTCTTTGATGGCATGCAACAAAGGTTTGGCATCCCCACAACGTCCATGAACATCGTCTTGATCGATGGACCAAATCATGGCTCCGCCCAACCCATTGGAATTAATGTAGGCCACTTTGTTACGGATTGATCCTTCATCATCTATACCCAGCCATTGGTCTCCACTAACACAAATCGGCATCTTTTGCTCAGCATCCCACGCGCAACTCCAGGAATCCCTGTTCTCGCAAAACTACCAACATTCTTTGcttttaaatcttttttcaaatgtgttCTACAAATTACCTCCAAATAGCTCCAACTTCCTTCCTCTCCAATGATGGGCCCTCCTTTTCCCGCGCCTTTGATGGGTGCGTGTAGtccattattatttgaatCTTTGAGAGTGAAGCTGTGTCCGTAGAAGGCGATTCCTGCAATGAGCTTTCCAGCACTTGCTCCAGCATCCCTCCATTGCCTAATCGCAGCATCCATATTGAGATTATCTTTTTCCCACTCGCTCTCCACAGAAGAAGCCCACAGAGGCGAGTTCTGACCAGTGTACTCGCTCCAAGGACCATACATGTCGTATGTCATAATGTTAATGTGATCCAAAATTCTAAAACACTTGTAAGACGTTGTTTCACTTAAAGTACCTAAGTAGACTTACTGAGACATTTGCCCAACGTCGTAACCATCACTGACATCAGCACCAACAGCAGCACTGACCTCCCATCCATCCCGACTGAAATCATCTTTGAAATCTTTCAAAAGAGAGATGAAATTGGcctaaaattgacagttggtAGAAGAAGTTTGTTTAGTCTAGGTTTAAATACTCTATCTCCGGATCCTGGAATTTCCCAGTCAAGATCTACACCGTCGAAACCGTAAGTCTCCATGAACCAGCGAGCACTCCCCACCATGGCTGCTCTTTTACCAGCATCACCAGCAATTTGGGAGAAGGTCTGGGATGGAGCGTCCGCTCCCCCGATACTGAGGAGCACCTTCAGATTTGAGTTTTTCTCTTTCAAAGCGACAACACGCTTGTATCCACCTATGGAACAATTCCAATAGATCTAACAGTGATAGAAGAGTTGACTTTACCTTGGTCGATGTCGGCGTATT contains these protein-coding regions:
- the LOC138123261 gene encoding acidic mammalian chitinase-like, giving the protein MTVDTDSFPVKITMRTLATFVLISAALTAASAAKIVCYYSSWAIYYEGDGAVQPEDLDANMCTHINYAFVSINSDGSLSAEDEYADIDQGGYKRVVALKEKNSNLKVLLSIGGADAPSQTFSQIAGDAGKRAAMVGSARWFMETYGFDGVDLDWEIPGSGDRANFISLLKDFKDDFSRDGWEVSAAVGADVSDGYDVGQMSQILDHINIMTYDMYGPWSEYTGQNSPLWASSVESEWEKDNLNMDAAIRQWRDAGASAGKLIAGIAFYGHSFTLKDSNNNGLHAPIKGAGKGGPIIGEEGSWSYLEFCENRDSWSCAWDAEQKMPICVSGDQWLGIDDEGSIRNKVAYINSNGLGGAMIWSIDQDDVHGRCGDAKPLLHAIKDNIN